The following proteins come from a genomic window of Aspergillus luchuensis IFO 4308 DNA, chromosome 3, nearly complete sequence:
- a CDS encoding uncharacterized protein (COG:S;~EggNog:ENOG410PNZY;~InterPro:IPR011009,IPR002575;~PFAM:PF01636), with amino-acid sequence MPHSAPVKEQFNDLLTISRDALTTLAVEVRRKQTIDTFTTASVLFCHEGSHNVIHVVEFDDQVRYIIRLPISCRPGHCTETAKSALIAKVEMMQFIQKRAHFPMPEVYDFDVSSENVLDTPYIVESFVPGTLVSDAWFDDSGALSLDQKRLRILDSVAETMAKLHRFCFDGIGTLGPDVHGDLRVLPCYHSRKGSGTDVQYAEYGPYESTVDFLRERLLKSPSGAEEEEGPFDVGCLIMLEMMIRCMPLSTSQKDETDETFVLAVPQFGSTNIRVDEQCNVSGIIDWDEVHTMPRFLGYATFPKWIMRDMDPVEHGKSLDTQEDSAERLRWYRLLYNRKMQGLLNKVGDARFVNKTHIFASILLAIDNPAARKDIVQALVAKVFPAKLEKATRLIENAGNGELGRQDRERLREGFDLLLSISR; translated from the coding sequence ATGCCACATTCAGCGCCGGTGAAAGAGCAATTCAATGACCTTCTCACAATTAGCCGTGACGCACTCACTACTCTTGCCGTTGAGGTCCGCCGAAAGCAAACTATCGACACATTTACAACTGCAAGTGTGCTCTTTTGTCATGAAGGCAGCCATAATGTCATTCATGTGGTCGAATTTGACGACCAGGTGCGTTATATCATCCGCCTACCCATCAGCTGCCGTCCAGGGCACTGCACCGAGACTGCCAAAAGTGCCTTGATTGCGAAGGTGGAAATGATGCAATTTATCCAAAAGCGAGCCCATTTCCCCATGCCAGAAGTGTACGATTTCGATGTCTCATCAGAAAATGTCTTGGACACACCGTACATCGTTGAGAGTTTCGTCCCAGGAACATTGGTCTCGGATGCCTGGTTTGACGACTCAGGGGCACTGTCATTGGACCAAAAGCGACTGCGCATACTGGACAGTGTCGCAGAGACTATGGCAAAGCTGCACAGATTTTGCTTCGACGGAATTGGTACGTTGGGACCGGATGTGCATGGCGATCTTCGGGTGCTTCCATGCTACCATTCGCGGAAGGGATCAGGGACTGATGTGCAGTATGCGGAGTATGGTCCTTACGAGTCCACTGTAGACTTTCTGCGTGAGCGTCTTCTGAAATCACCCTCTggggcagaagaagaagaaggtccaTTCGACGTTGGCTGTCTTATAATGCTGGAAATGATGATCAGATGTATGCCGTTGTCGACGAGCCAGAAAGACGAAACGGATGAGACATTCGTGCTTGCAGTGCCACAGTTTGGCTCCACGAACATCCGTGTCGATGAACAGTGTAATGTGAGTGGAATTATTGACTGGGATGAGGTGCATACCATGCCACGGTTCCTGGGCTATGCTACATTCCCTAAATGGATCATGAGGGATATGGACCCAGTAGAGCATGGAAAGTCTCTGGATACTCAAGAGGATTCGGCAGAGCGGTTGAGATGGTACCGGCTGCTATATAATCGCAAGATGCAGGGACTTCTCAATAAGGTCGGCGATGCGAGATTTGTGAATAAAACACATATCTTCGCGTCGATCCTGCTTGCCATCGACAATCCCGCGGCTCGAAAGGACATTGTGCAGGCACTGGTTGCAAAGGTATTTCCGGCGAAACTGGAAAAGGCAACACGTTTGATCGAGAATGCAGGCAATGGAGAACTCGGGCGGCAGGATAGAGAGCGACTCCGGGAAGGCTTTGACTTGCTTCTTTCGATTTCACGATAG
- a CDS encoding uncharacterized protein (COG:E;~EggNog:ENOG410PGSZ;~InterPro:IPR002821,IPR008040,IPR003692;~PFAM:PF01968,PF05378,PF02538;~go_function: GO:0003824 - catalytic activity [Evidence IEA];~go_function: GO:0016787 - hydrolase activity [Evidence IEA]): MSSSKLNIKIAIDRGGTFTDCLGIVEGRKDDIVVKLLSQDPGNYADAPIEGIRRILEQATGKCFPRDQKLTTSDFGSVSIRMGTTVATNALLERKGERVALLITKGFKDALRIGTQSRPKLFALNIQRPDVLYEDVVEIEERVTIEGYQQNPVPDKERLEAALETDSYLKKGVSGEVIRVLEPLDEAKTRQSLQKLFDEGYRSIAVCLVHSYTFQEHELAIERIANEIGFTQISLSSQLLPMIKMTSRGASATADAYLTPVIQRYIQGFRSGFQDGLQSSDTRCEFMQSDGGLVNFQKFSGLRAILSGPAGGVVGYAGTSFDPEDGKPVIGFDMGGTSTDVSRYDGKLEHTFENTISGVTVMAPQLDINTVAAGGGSILFWRHGLFVVGPESAGAHPGPACYRKGGPLTVTDANLFLGRLLPDYFPKIFGPNENEPLDVEVTRQKFTELADRINAETGHRKTPEEIALGFIQVANESMAKPIRALTEARGYDTSAHNLACFGGAGGQHACAIASSLSIKTVIVHRYSSILSAYGMALADVVHEAQEPASGALTASAMEIINGRIEVLKAKVTEALTADGIEETRIQYEVYLNLRYQGTDNTLMVLRPDGGDFGAAFIQEHQREFSFTFPGRNILVEDIRVRGVGKAISVPPEAPQPELRSITTLNIGEESRGDSTEVYFAGVGRVTTPVFFLEHLKPGSFIQGPAMIIDKTQTIVVEPHASATILSRHVILNVQSVKNQIDNATVVDPIKLSIFGHRFMSVADQMSRMFQKTSVSTNIKERLDFSCAVFSPDGKLVANAPNVPVHLGSMEYAVRYQHEQYGGNLKPGDHILTNHPLAGGTHLPDITIITPVWDQLGSKIIFYVASRGHHAEIGGIAPGSMPSDSKMLYEEGAMTMGFKVVSQGRFDEDMVRKFLYDEPASYPGCSGTRTYKDNVSDLKAAIAANQKGAQLLEGLVQENTLDVVHFYMDAIKKNAETAVRELLKTIGRKAAGQPLRFSDFMDDGTEIRLEIRIDAETGSAEFDFTGTGRETFNCLNAPKAIAHSAIIYSLRALIDVDIPLNQGCLAPINVIIPSGTLINPSGYAAVCAGNPITSQRITDVVLGAFQACAASQGCCNIISFGMGGLDENGNDIPGFGVGETICGGSGAGPTWHGTSGVHVHMTNTRITDAEVYELRYPVILRQFSIRKGSGGRGLYRGGDGVIRELEFRIPLSASMLSERRVYRPYGLAGGEAGQAGLNLYVKKELDGTERTINIGGKMELKVQPGERIIIHTPGGGGWGTPSDGNAIPICSGNSLEENRVVFEARGSVHSFSATAEAAL, translated from the exons atgTCTTCATCGAAACTCAATATCAAAATCGCCATTG ACCGTGGTGGCACGTTCACTGATTGTCTGGGGATCGTAGAAGGCCGCAAGGATGACATTGTCGTCAAGCTGCTTTCGCAAGATCCGGGTAATTACGCAGACGCCCCAATTGAAGGCATCCGCCGGATTCTCGAACAAGCAACAGGGAAATGCTTTCCCCGCGACCAGAAACTCACCACATCGGATTTTGGCAGCGTCAGTATCCGTATGGGAACGACGGTCGCCACGAATGCCTTGctagagagaaaaggagaacgGGTGGCGCTTCTGATCACAAAGGGTTTCAAGGATGCACTTCGCATTGGGACTCAGTCGCGTCCTAAGCTCTTTGCTTTGAACATCCAGCGACCCGACGTGCTTTATGAAGATGTGGTCGAGATCGAAGAGCGAGTCACTATAGAGGGCTATCAACAGAATCCTGTTCCAGATAAAGAACGCCTTGAAGCGGCATTGGAGACAGACTCTTACCTGAAGAAGGGCGTCAGTGGAGAGGTCATCCGCGTCTTAGAACCTCTCGACGAGGCGAAGACGAGACAGAGCTTGCAAAAGCTTTTTGATGAAGGATATCGCTCCATCGCTGTCTGTCTCGTACACTCATATACATTCCAAGAGCATGAGTTGGCTATCGAGAGGATTGCCAACGAGATCGGATTCACGCAGATCTCGCTCTCGAGCCAGCTGCTTCCTATGATAAAAATGACCTCTCGAGGCGCTTCAGCTACGGCAGACGCCTACTTAACGCCGGTGATTCAACGATATATCCAAGGTTTCCGTTCTGGCTTTCAGGACGGGTTACAATCGTCAGACACGCGCTGCGAATTTATGCAAAGCGACGGTGGTCTGGTAAACTTTCAAAA GTTCTCCGGTTTGCGCGCAATTTTGTCGGGGCCCGCAGGTGGTGTTGTAGGCTACGCAGGCACCTCGTTTGACCCAGAAGATGGTAAACCTGTTATTGG GTTTGATATGGGCGGCACCAGTACTGACGTCTCACGGTATGACGGCAAGCTAGAACATACCTTTGAGAACACCATCTCAGGAGTGACAGTGATGGCTCCACAGCTAGACATCAATACAGTAGCGGCGGGTGGCGGCAGCATTCTGTTCTGGCGCCATGGGCTCTTCGTAGTCGGACCAGAATCTGCAGGTGCACATCCAGGGCCAGCTTGCTACCGCAAAGGAGGTCCATTGACTGTGACTGATGCAAATTTGTTCCTGGGCCGTCTGCTCCCGGACTATTTCCCCAAGATCTTTGGGCCTAACGAAAACGAGCCCCTTGACGTCGAGGTCACTCGTCAAAAGTTCACGGAACTGGCAGATAGAATTAACGCAGAGACAGGTCACCGCAAGACACCAGAGGAAATTGCGCTGGGATTTATTCAAGTTGCAAACGAATCTATGGCAAAGCCCATCCGGGCATTGACCGAGGCACGAGGATATGACACTTCAGCACATAACCTGGCCTGTTTTGGAGGAGCAGGTGGACAACATGCATGTGCAAttgcatcatcattgtccatAAAGACCGTCATAGTCCACCGTTATTCGTCGATTCTCTCCGCATACGGTATGGCTCTCGCTGATGTGGTGCATGAGGCCCAGGAACCTGCGTCCGGAGCTCTTACCGCGAGTGCAATGGAAATAATCAATGGCCGTATTGAGGTTCTCAAAGCAAAGGTCACCGAAGCCTTGACCGCGGACGGTATTGAGGAGACTCGCATACAGTATGAGGTGTACCTTAATCTCCGCTACCAAGGAACCGATAATACACTGATGGTCCTCAGACCAGATGGTGGAGATTTTGGGGCAGCATTCATTCAGGAGCATCAGCGCGaattctccttcaccttcccAGGTCGCAATATCCTAGTCGAAGATATACGTGTACGTGGAGTAGGCAAGGCCATCTCCGTCCCCCCAGAGGCGCCGCAGCCCGAGTTGCGATCTATTACGACATTAAACatcggagaagaaagccgGGGCGACTCCACAGAGGTGTATTTTGCAGGCGTCGGGCGTGTCACCACGCCAGTCTTCTTCTTAGAGCACCTGAAGCCGGGCAGCTTCATCCAAGGACCAGCCATGATCATCGACAAGACACAAACCATTGTCGTTGAACCCCATGCATCGGCAACTATCTTATCTCGCCATGTAATCCTGAATGTTCAGTCGGTCAAGAATCAAATCGACAACGCAACGGTGGTCGACCCGATCAAGCTTTCGATTTTTGGTCATCGATTCATGTCGGTTGCCGACCAGATGAGCCGGATGTTCCAGAAGACATCCGTGTCAACCAACATCAAAGAGCGATTGGACTTTTCCTGTGCAGTGTTTTCACCCGACGGAAAACTTGTGGCGAACGCACCTAATGTTCCTGTTCACCTCGGCA GTATGGAGTATGCTGTGCGGTATCAGCATGAACAGTACGGTGGAAACCTGAAGCCAGGAGACCACATCCTCACCAATCATCCACTTGCTGGCGGAACGCATCTTCCGGACATAACTATCATTACTCCTGTCTGGGATCAGCTAGGAAGCAAGATCATCTTCTATGTCGCCTCTCGAGGCCACCATG CCGAAATCGGAGGAATTGCGCCAGGGTCTATGCCCTCAGACAGTAAAATGCTATATGAGGAAGGTGCCATGACCATGGGATTCAAGGTGGTATCACAAGGCCGTTTTGACGAAGACATGGTGCGGAAGTTCTTATATGACGAGCCAGCCTCGTACCCAGGTTGCAGTGGCACTCGCACTTACAAAGACAATGTCTCCGACCTAAAAGCAGCTATTGCAGCCAACCAGAAGGGTGCACAGTTGCTCGAAGGTCTCGTTCAAGAGAACACGCTTGATGTAGTCCACTTCTACATGGACGCCATCAAAAAGAATGCCGAAACCGCAGTACGGGAACTGCTTAAGACAATTGGCAGAAAGGCCGCCGGACAGCCCCTCCGCTTTTCTGACTTCATGGACGATGGTACAGAGATTAGATTAGAAATCCGCATCGATGCAGAGACCGGATCTGCCGAGTTCGACTTCACTGGTACCGGGCGAGAGACGTTCAACTGCCTGAATGCCCCCAAAGCCATTGCCCATTCGGCAATCATTTATAGCTTGCGCGCCCTTATCGATGTTGACATACCATTGAACCAAGGCTGTTTGGCGCCGATCAACGTCATCATTCCTTCCGGCACGCTTATCAATCCATCTGGATACGCAGCCGTCTGCGCTGGAAACCCCATCACGTCACAACGTATCACGGATGTCGTCCTAGGAGCCTTCCAAGCATGTGCAGCCTCGCAAGGATGCTGCAATATCATCTCATTCGGCATGGGTGGACTAGACGAAAATGGCAACGACATCCCGGGCTTCGGCGTCGGCGAGACCATATGTGGTGGTTCTGGCGCTGGACCAACCTGGCATGGTACATCCGGTGTCCATGTCCATATGACCAACACTCGAATCACCGATGCAGAAGTGTACGAGCTGCGATACCCGGTTATTTTGCGACAGTTCTCTATCCGCAAGGGGTCTGGTGGCAGGGGACTTTACCGCGGTGGAGACGGTGTGATTCGAGAACTGGAGTTCCGCATTCCCTTGTCGGCCTCTATGCTGAGCGAACGTCGCGTCTATCGCCCATATGGACTGGCAGGTGGTGAGGCTGGCCAGGCGGGATTGAACCTGTACGTGAAGAAAGAGCTGGATGGGACTGAGCGAACGATCAACATTGGTGGGAAGATGGAGCTCAAAGTGCAGCCTGGAGAGCGAATTATTATTCACAC TCctggtggaggtggctgGGGAACGCCATCCGATGGGAACGCCATACCCATCTGTAGTGGTAACAGTTTGGAGGAGAATCGGGTAGTATTCGAAGCACGGGGAAGTGTTCACAGTTTCAGTGCCACTGCTGAAGCAGCTTTATAG
- a CDS encoding uncharacterized protein (COG:G;~EggNog:ENOG410QDIM;~InterPro:IPR020846,IPR011701,IPR036259;~PFAM:PF07690;~TransMembrane:12 (i69-95o107-126i138-159o165-185i197-216o228-248i297-320o326-349i361-379o391-409i421-442o454-474i);~go_function: GO:0022857 - transmembrane transporter activity [Evidence IEA];~go_process: GO:0055085 - transmembrane transport [Evidence IEA]): MTTDQKKPGLDSSASNGEKLKHGQMDILDHRSGQDEDVAVQFLAQLDPAIMAAPISDAEARRVLWKIDLILIPLIMVTCVLAAVDKVIISNAAIYGMETDTHLTGNQYSWVGSIFYFGYLLFEYPAALLIQRLPVAKLYVGMVFAWAVIMLCTAATQNFAGLATVRFLMGMLEASVFPISSILTVMWWKTSEQPLRVAFWFNQLSSVFSGVVSYGIGHTHTALHPWRLLFLVLGAFSILWSGVLYIFLPDSPVQCWYFSDREKFVCLERVKDNNTGMEDKTIKWYQVRECLLDPKTWLLALFSLAQNIPNGGLVTFSALIVTGLGYSSLITTVLGIPTGVLATVWQILLSFLASRVPNSRCIIIAISNLVPMACAILMWKLPRSDKHGLLASYYVFYTYWAPYVLSTSLPMANTSGHSKKLTLNAIFFIAYCVGNIIGPQVFRSTDAPSYSHGYEGLLACLVVAIVAISAYGVLCRWENQRRDREQQQQSVTVSEDAAFSDLTDKEKRSFRYTY, translated from the coding sequence ATGACTACCGACCAGAAGAAACCTGGCCTTGACAGCAGCGCCTCCAATGGGGAGAAACTTAAGCATGGCCAGATGGACATCCTCGACCATCGGTCGGGgcaagatgaagatgttgcAGTACAGTTTCTCGCCCAGCTCGATCCCGCCATCATGGCGGCACCCATCTCCGACGCAGAGGCGCGACGCGTGCTGTGGAAGATTGATTTGATATTGATCCCATTGATCATGGTCACTTGTGTGCTCGCCGCAGTCGACAaggtcatcatctccaatgCCGCTATCTACGGTATGGAGACTGATACCCATCTCACTGGCAACCAATATTCCTGGGTGGGCTCGATATTCTACTTTGGCTACCTGCTCTTCGAGTACCCTGCTGCGCTACTCATCCAGCGGCTCCCCGTAGCCAAACTCTACGTGGGAATGGTCTTCGCTTGGGCAGTCATAATGTTGTGCACGGCCGCTACGCAGAACTTTGCAGGTCTGGCGACAGTGCGCTTCCTCATGGGCATGCTCGAGGCATCGGTGTttcccatctccagcatcctaACGGTCATGTGGTGGAAGACGAGCGAACAGCCTCTCCGGGTAGCCTTCTGGTTCAACCAGCTGTCGTCCGTCTTCTCTGGAGTCGTCAGCTACGGCATCGGACACACCCACACAGCACTACACCCCTGGCGACTACTCTTCCTTGTCCTCGGCGCATTTTCCATCCTCTGGTCAGGCGTCCTATacatcttcctcccagaCTCCCCAGTCCAATGCTGGTACTTCTCCGACCGCGAAAAGTTCGTCTGCCTCGAGCGCGTCAAAGACAACAACACGGGTATGGAAGACAAAACCATCAAATGGTATCAAGTGCGTGAATGTCTTCTTGACCCGAAGACATGGCTCCTAGCTCTGTTCTCGCTCGCCCAGAACATCCCCAACGGCGGCCTCGTCACCTTCTCCGCCCTCATCGTCACCGGACTCGGCTATTCCTCCCTGATCACCACCGTCCTAGGCATCCCCACCGGTGTCCTCGCCACCGTATGGCAGATCCTGCTCTCGTTCCTCGCCTCCCGTGTCCCCAATTCCCGctgtatcatcatcgccatctcaAACCTAGTTCCTATGGCCTGTGCCATCCTCATGTGGAAATTGCCCCGCTCCGACAAGCACGGCCTCCTCGCCTCCTACTACGTCTTCTACACCTACTGGGCACCCTACGTGCTATCCACTTCGCTCCCAATGGCCAATACCAGCGGTCACTCGAAGAAACTGACTCTAAATGCTATCTTCTTTATCGCATACTGCGTGGGGAATATCATCGGTCCGCAGGTCTTTCGCTCCACGGATGCCCCGAGTTACTCGCACGGATATGAAGGCCTGCTGGCTTGTCTGGTTGTTGCGATCGTCGCAATCTCAGCCTACGGAGTCCTCTGTAGATGGGAGAACCAGCGACGGGATCgtgaacagcagcagcagtctgTTACTGTCTCAGAGGATGCGGCATTTTCGGATCTAACGGATAAAGAGAAGAGATCATTCCGGTATACATATTAG
- a CDS encoding cytochrome P450 (COG:Q;~EggNog:ENOG410PM61;~InterPro:IPR001128,IPR002401,IPR036396;~PFAM:PF00067;~go_function: GO:0005506 - iron ion binding [Evidence IEA];~go_function: GO:0016705 - oxidoreductase activity, acting on paired donors, with incorporation or reduction of molecular oxygen [Evidence IEA];~go_function: GO:0020037 - heme binding [Evidence IEA];~go_process: GO:0055114 - oxidation-reduction process [Evidence IEA]): MFVQTILLILLPLGVSYFISRIRYSRFQKYADWPQLPPSLIWGHMKALHEFIARGEERRHIDIVFQEIQEHLGNPPLVLYDLRPVQFRLCVVGNHEVAEQIARSSKSFPYSMKKSPTMGALEPLLGPHSIITQQGEHWKGLRKRFNPGFAPQHLITLLPCILDKAIQFTDILDGYARSGEEFSLDERCVSLTFDIIGAVTMDKDFHAQIDRSKQDELVRLYRELTTTYRRGSSVQWDWLEPRLNWRRRTLSRRIDQLIAEHIKLKFAELKSKSTEKRSRSVLSLSLQDIDQLNTQVIQETCDQLKSFLFAGHDTTSVVLQWTFYILSRTPRVLDKVRRELDDLFGPDPSPAAVQEKLLAPGGEELLKRMSYTSAVIKEILRLYPPSGSARYMPSGSGFNVQLPDGKTLCLDGVVIYLNATLVHREEKVYGPTKDEFIPERWLGNTDTGLGLIPDSAENQGDGDGSVASAHVPASAWRPFERGPRNCIGQELANLEARVILACTVRRFDFEKVGVGALARDATGAPILDAAKGQYEVETELFNTMQVTAKPIDGTVVKVHLAERAT, encoded by the exons ATGTTCGTCCAAACTATCCTCCTAATCCTCCTGCCTCTAGGGGTTTCTTACTTCATAAGCCGGATCCGCTACTCCCGCTTCCAGAAGTATGCCGACTGGCCGcaactccctccctccctcatctGGGGCCACATGAAAGCGCTCCACGAGTTTATTGCCCGAGGTGAGGAGAGAAGGCACATCG ACATCGTGTTTCAAGAAATCCAGGAACATCTGGGGAATCCTCCTCTCGTTCTCTATGATCTCCGTCCTGTACAGTTTCGGCTGTGTGTGGTCGGGAACCATGAGGTCGCAGAACAAATTGCCCGGAGCTCTAAAAGCTTTCCGTATAGTATGAAGAAATCGCCCACCATGGGTGCGCTGGAGCCTTTGTTGGGACCGCACTCCATCATTACGCAGCAG GGAGAGCACTGGAAGGGTCTACGCAAGCGGTTCAACCCCGGATTTGCGCCTCAGCACCTCATTACCTTGCTGCCATGTATCTTGGACAAGGCGATTCAATTCACTGATATTCTTGACGGGTACGCTCGTAGTGGAGAGGAATTCTCTCTCGACGAGCGATGCGTCAGTCTTACCTTTGATATTATCG GCGCAGTAACTATGGACAAAGACTTCCATGCCCAGATCGACCGCAGCAAACAGGATGAGCTCGTTCGTCTCTACCGTGAGCTAACGACCACATACCGTAGAGGCAGCAGCGTGCAATGGGACTGGTTGGAACCCCGCCTTAACTGGCGGCGTCGAACTCTGTCTCGACGCATTGATCAGCTGATAGCCGAACACATCAAACTGAAGTTTGCTGAGCTCAAGTCCAAGTCGACGGAGAAGCGCTCCCGGAGTGTTCTCTCCCTGAGTTTACAGGACATCGACCAACTAAATACCCAAGTCATCCAGGAAACATGCGACCAGCTCAAAAGCTTCCTTTTCGCCGGTCACGATACCACCAGTGTCGTATTGCAGTGGACCTTCTATATCCTCAGTCGCACCCCACGCGTGCTGGATAAAGTTCGCCGCGAACTCGACGACCTCTTCGGCCCAGATCCATCCCCCGCAGCCGTGCAAGAGAAGCTCCTTGCCccgggcggagaagaacTCCTGAAGCGAATGTCCTATACTTCCGCTGTGATCAAGGAAATCCTGCGACTGTACCCTCCATCCGGATCAGCGAGATACATGCCCTCGGGCTCAGGCTTCAACGTGCAATTACCAGACGGAAAGACGCTCTGCCTAGACGGAGTGGTCATCTACCTCAACGCGACACTCGTCCATCGTGAGGAGAAAGTGTACGGACCGACAAAAGATGAATTTATTCCAGAGCGGTGGCTGGGAAACACAGATACCGGTCTAGGACTGATCCCGGATAGCGCGGAGAATcagggggatggagatggttcGGTCGCAAGCGCCCATGTTCCCGCCAGCGCGTGGAGACCGTTCGAGCGCGGCCCGCGCAACTGTATTGGTCAAGAGCTAGCCAACCTGGAGGCCCGGGTAATCCTGGCGTGTACGGTTCGGCGCTTTGATTTCGAGAAGGTGGGGGTGGGCGCTCTTGCGCGGGATGCGACTGGGGCGCCTATCTTGGATGCTGCTAAGGGGCAGTATGAGGTGGAGACGGAATTGTTTAAT ACTATGCAGGTCACCGCGAAGCCTATTGATGGGACGGTGGTGAAAGTTCATCTTGCTGAGAGAGCCACCTAA